The Ostrea edulis chromosome 1, xbOstEdul1.1, whole genome shotgun sequence genomic sequence cttaattaaaagtatcGGTCGTGTCAAAGAGAAAACAGATGATAATTAATTTACATATTTGATTTAACTATTtcttcttgatatggtcagtttaatatATACCACCTactaatataaataaaatgcacGCTTTCTTAACTTTTATTGTCATCTAAATAACcagtctatattatatgtataatcCCTATACCCATGCACCTAAGCGTTTAATAGAATACTGAATGTATCTCTATCACAGAAGAGTTTATCTTGGAAATTGTGTATTAGGCATACtttcattatgatttttaattggTGTACATAAAGCTGCGAGGTTTGCTTACATTGTTATATAACTGTGTTGATATTGCACGTTTAGGgtaaattgaagaaataaaaatcacTGGTTATGTCCCTTTCATGCTAATTTCACTTTTACAGTGTGTATCACTCACCAGTGAACAATATATCTATTAATCCTAAGATATGTAGCCTTGGACTATATCATGTAAGTGGAGCATTGGACAAACATTATACAGAATGTACttcttagtacatgtacatatatacctGTAAATATCTATTGCACTGATATGAAAAAATATCTACAGTAGTTTTTGAATTGCAATAATATGATTCAAGATAGGTTCAAGTCCTTGTTTGTTGAAGGTCATCGACAGTGACGGCCCTCCATGCTTCCAGCACCTCTTGAGGTCTTGAAAACTCTCGACACGCCATAATGGTGGAAAACTTATCACAGTTTTTAAATGCAAATAACTTTGAATGAGTTAAATTAACACCCACTTTTTGTGCAACAAGTCCGATATAAACATCATCTATGGGTAACCATTTCACTAGATGAAAATTCGAAGACAAATTTCTAGCGATACTTGTGCTCACCAAATAAGCGCCACCTGGGAAATATGGTGGAAGAACACTTTTAGGATAGTCTGTTTTGGATAGGTACCATTTATGCTTCGGGTCACGATAAATCGTTCGACCTTTATTGATGAGAAGTCCCATAAACATGGACTGTGGGTTTTTATGACTCTTGATCTGCTGTATGAGGTTAACAAAATTGACTTTAAAATCGTCATCTCTAAACACAACAAATTCGGAGTCTGCGCAGTGCTCGCTTAACCATCTGTATCCCATTACTGTTTTGTAAGTAAGATTTCTGTAAGCATCAATAAAACTTCCTTGAATAATATCTCCGTTCTTTTCACATTCTTTGAGTATGTCCTCGTCCCACTTGTCAGATTTCCCTAGTAGAAAAATCGTTTTAACAGAGTCTTTGAAATCCTTGTAACTTTTTGTTTTGTAGCGAATCCATTTCCGCAGATGGAAATTTCCTGGAGACGACTTCACCAACATCAGGATTTTGGTTCCGTTGTATGTTTTGAAAGAATCACAAATTGTGGTAGGATTTGATATGTAAGTGATATGTGAAAAGAATGGCACAGGTGTTGACACTTGTAACGATGTTTGGTTTGCTGTGTTATTCTGTGGAGGATAATGCCTTTCAGTAATAGCTAACACAGAGCTGGGCTGATTTTCAGTGTTCGGAGACTGGACGAGTAGTGGGTTGTTTTTCACTGTATTTGTAATAACGATGATGGTCATACATGTTAGAAACATGCACGTAAGGAACACGTTCAGAAGAAAACGCTGCATTGTTAGTACCCAAGAAAcagtctgaaaaaaaaatataaaaatgcatGTTAATTGTTGCAAATCAAATTCAACAGGTATGTCGTTTGAGTAAACGTAGGCtacaaaatacatgtttgtAAAAATGGAATTGCTTTTCAGATTTATCATACCTTGGCTAATTTTTCACAGTATAGCTACTTATTAAATACCATAACAAAATACTAATTCTCAGTTAAGCTACCTTGTACATTTTACTTCAAATACATTCCAAGTCACGTGATGATTAATCTCATCATGATTTTACCAATGAAAACGTTCAAATTTGTGGAGCATTCCATGTTTTTGCTCATTTACCACTCCCTAAGAGGTTGGTCATGTTATACAAAAGAAAGGGGTTACACTGCCTACGTAATATTTGGAAACATGGATGTTGTTTTCACGCCTCAATCGAAAATTTCTCATTTTTGAGCAATGCATGACGCTTACAGTCGTAGCCGTGAGAGTTCTTTTTCACCTACGGTGATACAGAGCCACCGttcttaaggtcatatccggAAGACCAGTGATTTTCACTTCCAATATCGCGGGCGCTAATACAAACATTTAATATGGataataacatacctgtatattttgatgaatattaaaagcaatttgtttcggtataatagaTTTATGATATGTGTAGTCGGAAAATTAGTTGTACTGTTGatagaaataaaattgtaatttttcgGGTTCAAACCAAGAAAAATCACATAGAAACTTGTAGACCAATTTAAAGACGAAGGACTAACgatattttcatttacatcttattttattttggtACTTCAAACTCGGATAAATTCCACAATTCCGAGTCTGTACAAATTCCACTATTCTGAACCCATAAAAATGCATGAACCCATACAAATTCCTGAAACCATTCCACTACTTAGAACCCATATAACAACCACTATTCTGAACCCACATATACATATTTCTATCTAAATAAGATTCGTACTTCctattcatgtaaatgttagaAGAGAAACAGTGATTTGATTCTATATGTATGCTGATTTTATTCGAAATCGTCCAGAAATAGGTATAATACTCTTCCCTGGAGGAAGCGAACAAATACATAAACTGTGGTTCATATTGATTCATATATAAAAATTCTATCAACAT encodes the following:
- the LOC125655361 gene encoding beta-1,3-galactosyltransferase brn-like, whose protein sequence is MQRFLLNVFLTCMFLTCMTIIVITNTVKNNPLLVQSPNTENQPSSVLAITERHYPPQNNTANQTSLQVSTPVPFFSHITYISNPTTICDSFKTYNGTKILMLVKSSPGNFHLRKWIRYKTKSYKDFKDSVKTIFLLGKSDKWDEDILKECEKNGDIIQGSFIDAYRNLTYKTVMGYRWLSEHCADSEFVVFRDDDFKVNFVNLIQQIKSHKNPQSMFMGLLINKGRTIYRDPKHKWYLSKTDYPKSVLPPYFPGGAYLVSTSIARNLSSNFHLVKWLPIDDVYIGLVAQKVGVNLTHSKLFAFKNCDKFSTIMACREFSRPQEVLEAWRAVTVDDLQQTRT